aaagaaaGTGTAAAAAGTGATGTGGATCATATAGATGTATATGGTTCAGCGGATCATTACAGATGATCCTAAAATAATAATTGGGTTAAACAAAGTCACtcagtaattttaaaaaaaaattaatggactaacacaaaaaaaaagaccaTATGATTCACCTGACTATTATAGATGatactaaaaaatatttgtaaaagtgTGCCTTAAAATGGTTGGACTATACAAAATccttccccaactcattacggaggtcctcataaaaaaaattcaaaaaaagacTTGGGTGCTCCAAGATGTCAGTTCATGAgataatacacacgaaaaacaaagaaagtcCGCTAATTCCTAAAATTTAGCTCGTAACTGCGAAAATATATGTCTTAAAAATAATGGGACAGTCAAAAGATTAATACTTTCTAAACCATCAAAGACAGTCACCTAATAATCAGTCTATTTATGCGGACATAATTATAGAGAGAAATTCAACTCCACGTGTCCGCTGAACAATTGGAAGTAGGAAGAGGAGTAATTCTCTAAAAATGCATAGATTTTGGAAGATCCAACAAACCGATGATATTATTGAAaaatccgagcaacataggcCATATTGTTATTATACTCACAGCTATTGCCCAAAGAAGATGTTCAGACACTACCAAatgccaggacttagaaaaaaCAGATAACAATGAACTGCACGGCCAAAAATAAGAAGCAAACTCGTAGGAATAGAGCTCGATTGCACGTAGAAACTAAGCTGATACAAAACGATATGAAAAGCTTGAACAGTTAAATGTTGATTTCTCCCACTAAACATTTGTACAACAGAGATGCATTACTCAATTAAGAGACACTATGCATTACAAAGTTACACATTCAAGGAAAAGTGCGAAACTCATTCATGTACAATACACAGTTTTTAAGGCAAAAATTTATGTTTTGCAACCCACTAGAATGGGTACGcatttatatttatacatatgatCATCTCCAAATCATTAATTTGGGAAGAAACTACACTAAAAGAAAACTAGAGTTCATGTTGTTTTACGCAGTGAAATTCACATCACAAGTCATTGATGCAAACCTCCATAAGTTCATCTTTGCACTTCCAGTCCATCATTCTCCTCTTGATGTGAGCAGATCTTTTGCTCCTCCAACTTGTACTACTTTGTGTCCTGTTTTGTGATTTCTTGGTTCAATTCCTAGAGTAAATCAAAATGTTTCAATCAACTAGACATTCCATttagataacaaaacaaaacacaaataacaacaaaaaatccaGTGTAATTCCACATGTAGGGTATGAgaagggtagagtgtatgcgAACCTTACACTATTTTCAATAGACCTTCATTTGAACGGTCGATGAAAAGGAGGCAGCAGAAACAACAATGAAATAAGGTAGTAATAGAAATctaaagataaagaaaaacaacaaaaagaagaacacTAATACTCtgagaattgaaagaaatgcaTTCGCCttcctactaaccttctaccctaatcttCGACCATCACACCCTCCTATCAAGGGTCATGTCCTCGTTCAGCTGAAAATGCATCATATAATCACCTCACCCATACTTCTTAGACCTACCTCTACTCGGCCTCAGACCCACAATGGCCGACATCTCACACCTCCTAACCAGGACATCCGCACATCTCATCTTCACATAATCTCAAAACACAAATACTTGCAGAGAAAAGCATGTGCAAAATTCTTCTTCCTAATAAGATGGTGTTCAGGTAGCTTGCATACACCTCGACTATTCCACTTGAAACATGCTTATTCCCCACAACACAGACAAAGATACTAGGTATCTCTGCGTAGTATGTCTAAAACTCTTATGAcacatatttttcatttatagcTCTATTATGACACTCTCAGAGGTAAACACAACATACCATTTGCGACGAAGGTACTACCTAAGTGATAAATGATAATAACAAAATTTACCTCCATCAATGAAACATCATCTACTTCTAAATAGCCATGTTGCTCAACCTATCCAAAAATGCTTTCGCACTCATGTCGGTTCCTCTAAATGGCATTTTttaagagtccgagcaacattgTTAGCTAGTGCATTCATGGTACTCAAATCTTTCCATCCAAACTTATTGTAATGTATATGAATCCGAGCAACATTGCTAACTAATGCATACATGGTACTCAAATCTTTCAAACCAATCCTATGGAATATGGATAGAGTATCCTACCAGAGCAAGCACACACTATACTATGTACAACTACGATAATAAATCAATTGCTCAAGTGAGATGATTCTTTTTCCCAGCCAATGAATCAAAAACACTAGATGATTTCTTCCCATCCATCcaagccttggtggacagaATTACCGATTCCAATCAGTCAGAGGTACGCACAAGCTGGCACGGTTATCAAACAAGGTTCATCCACAAAATTGTCTAACCTAATTGAACAAATTCAAACAATTTCATCATATACTTAGCTACTATCATCATTTAGCCAATAATGTCATTGCTAATCAACTAAAATGACCATACATTACAATGCTCAACATAAACAAAGCatcaaaaaaagataaaaaagggattttttttcaagaacttACAACCACAAAATGCAGAACTTTCAGGAAAAAAGCAGCTACCCTGAAACACCAACAGCCCACCATCTCTTCCAATCTTCATCACTGATAACAGAACCCGAATTTCCCGAATCTACCCGAACCCGGGTCCGACAAATCGGGCAATTCAGAACCCTCATAAGCCAAGAATCCACACATTTCACATGAAAAAGGTGTCCACAATCAGGCAATTTCCTACAAAATTCTCCATCCTTAAATCCCTCCAAGCAAATCGCACAATCCCTAACAGATTGCTGTGACACACAATAACTAACACAAGGCAGATCAAACGATGATGTTTGGTTCGCCGGAAATCGATGATGGTGGCGACGGCGATGACGGCGGTGGAAGGCGGTGGAGGTGATTAAGAAGTGGAGGAGTACAAGCGCGGCGAAACCaaggaaaagaaggaaaattaagaaaagggAAAGGAATAAAGCCATGATTACGCATTTTATgaaaagggaaatcaacttttTCGGTTTAGTTTCTTGATTTTGAATCGGAATTGGCATGGATTTGGACGTTTTTTCAAGATTTCACAGATTTGGGTGTTTTCAAGAATTGGGAAGAATGAAAGATTATTGTGTGAGaaacagagagagagagatgagcAAAGTTCAATCGGATCAGCTATGCTTTGTCGGTTTGTTGGGAAGAAGGGATGAGGAGAGATGCTAAGGGGATATGCCACTAATAATGGCCCATAGTTTATGGTTTTACGAgttcaaatcttgaaaataacCTCTTacgaaaatataaaataatgtaattgGACCCTTCTTTGAACTTTGTATATAACGAAAGTTTTAGTATATCAAactgtttttattataatacaaGTCTTGAAAGAATATAACGTACGcaagttttatgttttttagtatgaaaaaagaaaatcattttcgATATATCCTTGACTCAAAAATTAAATGTAACCAatgtaaaaaagtaaaaaatagaaaagagataACAAAATAAGTGTAGCAATTAATATTAGTaaatattgaagaaaatgaaaacatgTGATACATGAATCATATTACTAAATATACGATAACTCTCAATAATCTACTAACTTTCTACTCTTACTGTCAATCTTCATGTCTTTCCTATCACCTATTTTTTTTCAGTCTGACTTTATTTCTCTTAACTACTGCTACAAACCTACAACCAACCTCGCATATCTACTTACCGATGGATAATTGTTCTTTGTTATACTTTggctttacttttctttttatagttaaaaaaaagtctCATTTTTTAACCGTGAACACCAACTTGAATAATGATAAAgtcaaaattttcagaaaatgttTAAGATTTAATATACGATTACTAAAGTAATTTGTAAtctatatatttcatataattttctgtatgtatagtataattttttttatcgaaAAAATGGTCAATAAACCATCCTTCATTGTACTTACACCATTAATTTTGAGAGTATtccaaaagtaaaataaataaatttgaacctTTTCTTCTTGAAGtataattttgatatgtttAGTGCACTCCACTCATTTCACATTGGAGTTTTGTTAATGAGAAATTCAAATATAAGATGATTTACTAAATAATCATGTGTTTGACTAAATGAGAAATTCCACTATAGTGAGGGATTAAAattacggaaaagggtcatatttgcccttgtacccttagaaaagggtcatatttaccTTTCGTtatacttttttgatatatttgcccCTACCATCCTACTTTGGGCACATATTTGCCCTTGTACAGTTAATTTATCATGACACCATTTTTATAAGCCTATGTGGCGCCTACATGGCTCCATGTGTATAtacatttattataataaaaaaattactttctaTTTAGTATTATATTCGACCCATTTAGTAAAATTCGACCCAACCATTAACCCGATTCTAATATCCACTCTCTCATACCACTTTACCCATTAAAACAGAGATAATACAGAAACAACGGTCTTCAGTTTTCTCCCGTCGCTCGTAATATCTCGGAAGAAGTCCCAGAGAAAAGATCATTGAGAAGCAAAACTGTGTGTGGAAATAAACATGTCAATTAGCGCacgaaaagaaaaaatacagAGACAACTTAGATTGAAGGCTTTGATACAGAGAAAAGAGTCATTCATGTCTTGATTCTGCTAATTGGTCGGGttttttgtccgtcgctttagTTTTACATCTTTAGTTACCGAGTAAGCGAGAGTGagaagtttgaattttgatgcAGTTTAGAATTGTGGTGGACAGTGAGAGTGAAGTGGATTTGCTGGTACAGACTCGGCACCTCCGTGATATTGTCGTCCTTGTCATCCGAGGTCTTGCACAGAGGTTTAGCAACACCTCAATCAATTCCCTTCTTGAGAGAGAGACCTAGTAACATATCGTGTTCTTTTTTGTGTACATTAGTTGGTTTTTTCTGTCTCTAACTCCAGTAGTTTGGTGTTggtttttgtgattttgttttatgttttttggtGAGGTATTTAGTTTCATCTGCTATGCATTTTGCTTCTTCCATTAGCTTCTTATTATGCTTATGCAAGTTAACTTGGTATTGTTTATGTAAATATGACATATCTTTGTGCATGCAAATACATAAGAAATACCGATTTGTGTATGATAGTTCACAAAAAAATTAGTGTAATTTATTCATATTGAATGTTCAACTTCAGCATTACTAGCAAGATGTGTCTTGTGTCCAATGTACAATACATGATAATGTGATTATGGGAAACTTTACTAGCTATTACAGGAAAGCTTATTGCACTCCGAGAATCGTAACGTCTAATTATAAGTCACATATCAATTTTGGAGTTGAAGGCTGCAGGTTCAATTCCCAGTTCATCACCATATGATCCTTTTGCATAACTTGTAGCCTGATAAGAGTGTAGAGGCCGTCACGGccatgaaagcaataaaagacaTGCAAACAGCAAGACAATTAGAATTTAGAGTTCAAAATAGACTTCTAAATCTAAAGGATCACAAAAATAAACTTCTAAATCTAAAGGATCACTAAAATAGACTTCTAAATCTAAAGGATCACAAAAATAGACTTCTAAATCTAAAGGATCACAACTTATATGTTCCAATGTCAAAATACtacatttatataaattatctaGCCAATACAAGACAATTAGAATAGCTACTTCAACATAATAAAGCTATGCACAAATACAAACACATACACACAAAATGTAGTTGCAGATTAAACACCATTTCAGCACGTTAACATTTCACAATCTAACCACTATTTTCAGCAACAACAGGACAACTACATCATAACTAATATAAAGTGGCATAATGTGACATTCATGTTCAATGTTCACCACAAAAAAGAGTAAACTGAAAAGACATTAACTAAAAAGTATTGTCATAATCAGTAATTAAAACCCATGaaacataacaaaaatatttttcaacccAATAGATCACTTTTGTCCTCTTCTTGGCTTcagtttcttaattttttgcCTATTTTGCATCTCCAATTGACCTTGAGTTATAGCAGTTTTTCCCTTCTATGTGAGGTTGGTTGGGGAGTAGGGAAGATTTGAAGGAACACTCACTCCATTGTGATCACCAACAAAGTTAATAATCCTTGTTCCAAAAGGAATTGGTCCTTTTTGCCTAGCTCGGAATATTGCATGTTCTGACATTACCATTGGCCTTATAGTAGGATCTGGATCATGATTTGGGAAGTTGATTGTCAAATCTGGATGAATGGTATGTTGCAATGGAGTAGCATCTGGCTTGCTTGATCTTTGCTTTGAAGTTTCTGATAACTCAAAATCTGGCGTTTTACTTGGAATGCTTGGTCTTAGACCTGAAAACTGTGGTGCATGATGCATCAATGTTGGTGTAGACATGAAGTTCACAACTTGGCTTGCTTGGGTTGATTGGGGTTCTGTTAGGTTTATCTCTTCAGGTTCATCAATTAATTTCCTGGTTCTTTTCATTGGCTTTGTATTGACAAGCTATTGTAAGTAAAAAATACAAGTTAGAAATCAAACTTCAGGAAAAAAGTAAGTTGTTGTTAGCATTGAagatattttacctttttacatCCTTTACTGTTATGGTTTGGCTCTCCGCAACTGTTACATGTCATAACTCTTCCATTTCTTGAACTTGCCCACTCGCCTTGCCTCTTAATTGCCTCGTCTGTTTTTCTAACCCGTTTAGTTTTGGGTCTACCGACCATCTTCACTAGATCAGGTGGTTCCATTGCTTGATGTGGATTCACCTTCCAAAAATTTTCACTTCTAAAAGGTTGCAATTTGTGCCTATAAGTAAGCAGGAATGCCTCTTTGCTATACCACCAACTCATTTCACTCAAAGGGTCCAGCTTGTTGTACAACATTGCAGAAATTACATGTGAGCATGGAGTTCCATTTAGATCCCATTGTCTACATGTGCATCtcttcaaaatcatatttacaGTATGCCTATCACAACTTTCTGTGATCTCATATCTATAATCACCATTGAAATTAACCTTACATTTTTGAGCAATTTTCATGTACTCATTGAACAATTGCATACTCTTTGGGCTAAACTCAGTAGCCCAAAATCTCACTTCATCCTCTCTTTTTCTCAATTGGTTCATGACTTTAGTTCTTATTTCTTCAAGCATTTTGATGATTGGTTTGCCTCTAGCTTCTAGAATCCATTTATTCACCGATTCTGTGAAATTGTTCACCACTTCATAGTTCTTGCACACGGTGTCAAAATAGGCTCTACACCACGCATTGGGAAGATATTTCAGTAAATCTTCAGTTGCTGTTTTATCTAAAGAACTAATCATATTGAGTTTGTCTTTGAAATCTTCCTCATACATGGTCCATGAACACCACCAAAATACCTTCTGCAGTTCCTCTAACCTCCATGTTTTGCACTAGTTTGCTTCAACATGTTTTGCACAAAATCTGTGATGTGATTCAGGAAACACATCTTTAATTGCTTGAAGTAATCCCTGTAtgataaaattaacaaaaagaatgaatttctaatttttcattttagtaaTGTCCAGAACTGGAATGAAAGACCTGTCTAGTGCTTTCATTTTACTTCTGACCAGAATTTTAATTTAAGAACTGGACAATTCTTCAATTTTAAGTTTTGGacagaaataaaatgaaagaactGGACAGCGATCGAAGCTAAtgaacttaaaagttaatgtaAAAAAGAATTAgctggaaaaaaataattcagaTATGTTACCTTCTGCATGTTTGAAATGAAGGTTATTCCTTCACCCACCTCCTTGAGATCTAATGACCTTTTAAGATGGCCTAAAAACCAGTTCCATGTTCTTTTTGTCTCTTTGTCAACAACTGCCCAAGCAATAAAGTAACTATGGGATTGACAATCTTGACCAACATCAGTTAACAATTGGCCATTGGCTTTCCCTTTTAAAAAGGTTCCATCTAAGCCAATAAAGGGTCTTAACCCATTCTTAAAACCCATTTTAAGTGCGTGAAAGCAAATGAACATCCTCAAGAATCTTCGTTTTCCATTGGCAAGTGTATCCTTCGAtatatttataatcacatcactTCCTGGATTACTAGACCTTAGCTCATTTGCATAAGCCTCAAGTCTATTATAATCATTTGTAAAGCTTCCATCAAGTTTTTCCAAAATCAATCGCTTAGCTCGCTTGCACTTACCATGACTAACATTGACATCAAatctttcttttaaatcatCCCTCATATCCTTGATCCTGTACTTTGGGTCATTTTGCAATTTAGACTTGAAATAATACGCTATTGTAAGATGATCAACCCTTCCATTGTCAAATGCTTCGTTACAATCATGCGTatttttcaaggtttttattcTAACCCCCGGCATGTCTTTATCTCCAGAAATAtgtaatgaaaaagaaaatcctGCAACACACTCATACATCAACCTTGATGGATCATTTTTCAACTGCTTCAAGTTTCTTTTGTTTACAAGAGCATACAAGTTAATGCATAATCTAGCTTCGGGTATATCTTTGAAGCTCATACCTATGCATAACTCCTTGTAATCAAGCAACGTTTCATCAATGATCCTATTTTTTTGAAAGGCAATCTTATTCAAGTCATCAGAATCATACTCTACCTCGACATGATTATCATCACTCTCATTATCACTCTCACGTCAGTTCCAACTTCAGTTGTACCAACTTCAGCTGTACCAACTTCagttgttgcaacatatgacttagaATGTTGAGAAATATTATGAACTTCTATTAATTCCTCGCCTTCATCTACAGCATATATGTTAAGGACCTTAAATTCTTCAGACACTAAGTTCAATAACTGCCTTATACCATTATCACCATCAATCTCGTAATAGTTACCAGAGGGAACGGTAACAATAAGTTGTTGAACACCTAAATATCCAAACTTACTGTTGTACTTGTTTACGATATCAataaaggaaaggaggtcaggATCATAACCTGTCCAAGTATCGATTAATTTCTTTGAATACATGACATTTGGTTTTTTAATCCATTCTCCACCATAATTGAAGATTATGTCCACCAAGGTCATCTTTAATATCCtgcaaaacaaaacaaaaaaacgaGACATGTATATAGCGTATTATTGTTAATGTTGTGTATTAATCAAATGATTTGGTATAGTGATCatctatgttgcttggactcttcaaaaatgtcatcgGATATGCGTCGCAACCTTGGAAACTCTAAGTTTGACTTCAATACATGTGAGCTTATGTGACCACAAAATAGTAACACATTCAAGGACCACAAaccatgaaaaaagaaaaagtctcAGTAACATTATAATATTCACATTGTGTCATTCAATTAGGGgacaaaaattacattaaaaataaatggataAATATCACGAAACACCAAATCCTANagatatccgcgcctcagcctgaagaaatttctgtttcttcattttatttcaactgtatcttgtattttttgttatcttgtaagtttttcactaaCAATAAGTGTAGCAattaatattagtatatattgaagaaaatgaaaacatgTGATACATGAATCATATTACTAAAAATACGATAACTCTCGATAATCTACTAACTTTCTACTCTTACTGTCAATCTTCATGTCTTTCCTATCACCTATTTTTTTTCAGTCTGACTTTATTTCTCTTAACTACTGCTACAAACCTACAACCAACCTCGCATATCTACTTACCGATGGATAATTGTTCTTTGTTATACTTTggctttacttttctttttatagttaaaaaaaagtctCATTTTTTAACCGTGAACACCAACTTGAATAATGATAAAgtcaaaattttcagaaaatgttTAAGATTTAATATACGATTACTAAAGTAATTTGTAAtctatatatttcatataattttctgtatgtatagtataattttttttatcgaaGAAATGGTCAATAAACCATCCTTCATTGTACTTACACCATTAATTTTGAGAGTATtccaaaagtaaaataaataaatttgaacctTTTCTTCTTGAAGtataattttgatatgtttAGTGCACTCCACTCATTTCACATTGGAGTTTTGTTAATGAGAAATTCAAATATAAGATGATTTACTAAATGAGAAATTCAACTATAGTGAgggattaaaattatttatttcagaTACCATAGGGAATATCCTATGTTTGActaataatcaaaattatttattaactgACCATATCTCgagtaataattaataattaattaacaaaatctTCTTAACATTTTGCCATATTTTTGCCGATGACACCTATAAAAAGGTGGTGATTAttggaaaataaatattaaatttagaaaaagaaatggcAATTCCTAAAAGTATTTTTCTTCTCATTATTTGTGTAGTGGCAACTTTGTTCTCCATAGTTTTGGGTTTACCAGGGACAGCTTATTATACCAATGATCAATATCCTTGtaagttaaatttattttttttctatttaaactCTATTAGACAAAAATGGTATGGCTGATTAATATAACTATTTGGTATTGAGGCATAATTGTTTTACTATTGTTATTGTAGCATCAGATGTTCAATACCCACACCACCAGGTAGCCTTATAGCACGGATCGCGTACCTAGGAAGTATTATTACATGTGGAGACTCATTAAATGTCACATGTATCGGTAACTCGCCACCTTGCACTGGCAAAAGTGTTGTAGTAAAAGTTATTGATCATTGTTCTACATGTCGCAATGTAACCATGGTTCTCACTCAAGAAGCTATCTCAGTCATTGCTAATCCTATCACTGTCAAGGAAGTTATGAACATCAACTACAAAAAGtaagtaatataatataaaattcaattaaaatatttaattttatctgacactaaatatattattatgatGATTGTCAGGATTTGATTATGAGAAGGCATCAAAGATATATGGAGCATGTACTTGATTCACATTTAATAGTCTATAGTGAAGTTGAATTGATTAATGATTCACATTTAATAGtcttatattaaaattataagattcaaaactttttgtttttattttattttgtgtcaagtcaaaaatATGACTTGAAATGAATGAAATCTTTTCattgaaaagaaataatttgtatttcaaaaaataattttaaatatattaacaacTCTgcatctaaaaaaattaaaataataaactttgaataaaaaaaactaagataaaaattaaaatcttcaATTCATTTTTGGCTTTAGGCCATTAATGTGCTTTGCCTCCATGTACACCTCTAGTTGAGGCTACTATTAATCAATGTTCACTTCCTGATCAGTCCATCTTTACTTTtctactatactaaaaatagttatccaataatatttgtctagtttgaaaaatcaagagattcgattttttttttctttctatcaGCCTTGAACTCTTGACCTAGTGGTCAGGAGTAAACTCCTCAACTAGTCAACCACGATGACCAAGAAGGCCGGTCTATTCTTTTGTGTGTATTATACTCTTGCTATTAAATGCAAATCAATATTTACTACATTTCTCAAatcatcaaatttaatatattcaaagaataattaatgaataaaataaaggCATAATTAATGGACTGCCTTAATTCTCGTAATTGGTTACCAAATTTTAGCCAATAAACACATTATAAAGGTATTGATTACTAGTTAAATTGATAATATATcagagaaataaataaaagttttagaaaaaaaatgacaataattaCTAAAAGTACTCTTTTTTTCATTATTGGTTTTGTGGCAACTTTGTTCCCCATAGCTTTGGCTATACCAGGGACAACCTATTATACCAATGATAAATATCCTTGTaagtttaattattaattttcctttctatttattactctatttaaattctattaaacaaaaaaaatgccATGGTAGGTTCATGTAACTATTTGGTATTAAGGTgtaattgttattattattgttgttattgcaGTATCGGCATGTAATGTACCCACACCACCAGGTAGCTTCATAGCACGGATCGCGTACCTAGGAAGTACGATTACGTGTGGGAACTCATTAAATATCACATGTACCGGTAATTAACCACCGCACTGGCAAAAGCGTTGTAGTAAAAGTTGTTGATCATTGCTCTACATGTCGCGATGTAACCATGGTTCTCAC
This region of Solanum stenotomum isolate F172 unplaced genomic scaffold, ASM1918654v1 scaffold7683, whole genome shotgun sequence genomic DNA includes:
- the LOC125853013 gene encoding RING-H2 finger protein ATL56-like, with the protein product MPIPIQNQETKPKKLISLFIKCVIMALFLSLFLIFLLFLGFAALVLLHFLITSTAFHRRHRRRHHHRFPANQTSSFDLPCVSYCVSQQSVRDCAICLEGFKDGEFCRKLPDCGHLFHVKCVDSWLMRVLNCPICRTRVRVDSGNSGSVISDEDWKRWWAVGVSGN